One part of the Kineosporia corallincola genome encodes these proteins:
- a CDS encoding aromatase/cyclase, translating to MPDPVLRQVEHTQEVQAPAAEVYRLIAEVANWPRIFPPTIHVDHVERGEESERIRIWATANGEAKSWTSRRELDPQALRIRFRQEVSTPPVAAMGGTWIVEPLTATSSLVRLLHDYRAVDDDPDGLAWIDAAVDRNSRSELAALAAGAEAGTSGPDLLLTFEDSVDIEAPAKDVYDFLNEAQLWTERLPHVAKVRLTEDVPGLQLLEMDTLTKDGSSHTTASVRVCFPDHRIVYKQIVVPALMTLHTGYWQLTEQDGHTRATSQHQVIINAANITKVLGADAGIDEAKAFVRNALGTNSRATLGHAKAYAEGRA from the coding sequence ATGCCCGATCCCGTCCTTCGCCAGGTGGAGCACACCCAGGAGGTCCAGGCCCCGGCGGCCGAGGTGTACCGGCTGATCGCCGAGGTGGCGAACTGGCCGCGGATCTTCCCGCCCACCATCCACGTGGACCACGTCGAGCGGGGCGAGGAGTCGGAGCGGATCCGGATCTGGGCCACCGCCAACGGCGAGGCCAAGAGCTGGACCTCACGCCGCGAACTCGACCCGCAGGCCCTGCGGATCCGGTTCCGGCAGGAGGTGTCCACGCCGCCGGTGGCCGCGATGGGCGGCACCTGGATCGTCGAGCCGCTGACCGCCACCAGCAGCCTGGTCCGGCTGCTGCACGACTACCGGGCGGTGGACGACGACCCGGACGGACTGGCCTGGATCGACGCCGCGGTCGACCGCAACAGCCGGTCCGAGCTGGCCGCTCTGGCGGCCGGGGCCGAAGCCGGCACGAGCGGCCCGGACCTGTTGCTCACCTTCGAGGACAGCGTGGACATCGAGGCCCCGGCCAAGGACGTCTACGACTTCCTCAACGAGGCCCAGCTGTGGACCGAGCGGCTGCCGCACGTCGCCAAGGTCCGTCTCACCGAAGACGTTCCGGGACTTCAGCTGCTGGAGATGGACACGCTCACCAAGGACGGGTCCAGCCACACCACGGCGTCGGTGCGGGTGTGCTTCCCGGATCACCGGATCGTGTACAAGCAGATCGTCGTCCCCGCACTGATGACGCTGCACACCGGTTACTGGCAGCTGACGGAGCAGGACGGGCACACCCGGGCCACCTCGCAGCACCAGGTGATCATCAACGCCGCCAACATCACCAAAGTGCTCGGGGCGGACGCCGGGATCGACGAGGCCAAGGCCTTCGTGCGCAACGCGCTGGGCACCAACAGCCGGGCGACGCTGGGCCACGCCAAGGCCTACGCCGAGGGCAGGGCCTGA
- the fabG gene encoding 3-oxoacyl-ACP reductase FabG, with protein sequence MTTNTATRTRVALVTGATSGIGLAVTRLLAQQGHQVFLCARNADTVASTVKELRDEGLDVDGATCDVTDADDVRSVVAAAVERFGPIDVLVNNAGRSGGGVTADIDDDLWFAVLDTNLNSVFRMTREVLNTGGMRHLDRGRIINIASTAGKQGVVLGAPYSASKHGVVGFTKALGNELAPTGITVNAVCPGYVETPMAARVRQGYAAAYSTSEDAILEKFTSKIPLGRYSTPDEVAGLVGYLATDSAASITAQALNVCGGLGNF encoded by the coding sequence ATGACGACGAACACCGCCACCCGCACCCGGGTCGCCCTGGTCACCGGCGCCACCAGCGGCATCGGCCTGGCCGTCACCCGGCTGCTGGCGCAGCAGGGGCACCAGGTGTTCCTGTGCGCCCGCAACGCCGACACGGTCGCCTCGACCGTCAAGGAACTGCGCGACGAGGGCCTCGACGTGGACGGCGCGACCTGTGACGTCACCGACGCCGACGATGTGCGCTCGGTGGTGGCCGCGGCCGTGGAGCGGTTCGGCCCGATCGACGTCCTGGTCAACAACGCCGGGCGCAGCGGCGGCGGGGTCACCGCCGACATCGACGACGATCTGTGGTTCGCCGTCCTGGACACCAACCTCAACAGCGTCTTCCGGATGACCCGCGAGGTGCTCAACACCGGTGGCATGCGCCACCTCGACCGCGGTCGCATCATCAACATCGCCTCCACCGCGGGCAAGCAGGGCGTGGTGCTGGGAGCCCCCTACTCGGCGTCCAAACACGGGGTCGTCGGGTTCACCAAGGCGCTGGGCAACGAGCTGGCGCCGACGGGCATCACGGTCAACGCGGTGTGCCCGGGCTACGTGGAGACGCCGATGGCGGCCCGGGTGCGCCAGGGATACGCCGCCGCCTACTCCACCTCCGAGGACGCGATCCTGGAGAAGTTCACCTCCAAGATCCCGCTCGGGCGTTACTCCACCCCCGACGAGGTGGCCGGCCTGGTCGGCTACCTGGCCACCGACAGCGCGGCGTCGATCACCGCGCAGGCCCTGAACGTCTGCGGCGGCCTCGGCAACTTCTGA
- a CDS encoding FAD-dependent monooxygenase, translated as MAGAERTAVVVVGAGPVGLLLAGELRLGGTEVVVLEQLPGPTGESRATTVHARTMEILDQRGLLGRFAERLDDVPRDPVSHVGGIPLRLDGLSEPVGGGPVRLAGQWKIPQTRIEEELEKWATGLGAQVRRGHRVTRLCVAENGVEVTTLGPAGQTGRIRAGYLVGCDGENSTVRRLAGFTTTGHDAVRELLRADVAGIEIPGRRFERFPNGLAIASRRPDGVTRVMVHEFGRVPVPRTAPPTFDEVAKSWSRVTGEDISTGEPVWLNAFGDVSRQVTRYRRGRVLLAGDAAHAQMPVGGQALNLGLQDASNLGWKLAAQATGRAHPDLLNSYDAERRPVGARVLTNISAQALLLLGGPEVEAQRAVTAELLGLEPVRRHLAGVISGTGLRYGPSTSPVGAPMPHTGLATDDGPVDTTALLRAGRALLLVMSADGRGHDRVVRSARRRSGQVRVVVGVPGPQGAPDGIGAALVRPDGYLAWTDRQGPEQFDGVLSHWFGDR; from the coding sequence ATGGCCGGGGCCGAGCGGACCGCCGTGGTGGTGGTCGGGGCCGGCCCGGTCGGGCTGCTGCTGGCCGGGGAGCTGCGCCTGGGCGGTACCGAGGTCGTCGTCCTGGAGCAGCTGCCCGGGCCCACCGGGGAGTCCCGGGCCACCACGGTGCACGCCCGCACCATGGAGATCCTCGACCAGCGGGGCCTGCTGGGCCGTTTCGCCGAGCGCCTCGACGACGTCCCGCGTGACCCGGTGAGCCATGTCGGGGGCATCCCGTTGCGGCTCGACGGGCTGAGCGAGCCGGTCGGCGGCGGCCCGGTGCGGCTGGCGGGACAGTGGAAGATCCCGCAGACCCGGATCGAGGAGGAACTGGAGAAGTGGGCCACCGGACTGGGCGCGCAGGTGCGCCGGGGGCACCGGGTCACCCGGCTCTGCGTGGCCGAGAACGGGGTCGAGGTGACCACTCTCGGCCCGGCCGGGCAGACCGGCCGGATCCGCGCCGGGTACCTGGTCGGCTGCGACGGCGAGAACAGCACGGTGCGCCGGCTGGCCGGGTTCACGACCACAGGGCACGACGCGGTGCGGGAGCTGCTGCGGGCGGACGTGGCCGGGATCGAGATCCCGGGGCGGCGTTTCGAGCGGTTCCCGAACGGCCTGGCGATCGCCTCACGGCGGCCCGACGGCGTGACCCGGGTGATGGTGCACGAGTTCGGCCGGGTGCCGGTGCCACGCACCGCGCCGCCCACGTTCGACGAGGTGGCCAAGAGCTGGTCGCGGGTCACGGGTGAAGACATCAGCACCGGGGAACCGGTGTGGCTCAACGCCTTCGGTGACGTCAGCCGGCAGGTGACGCGATACCGTCGCGGCCGGGTGCTCCTGGCCGGTGACGCGGCGCACGCCCAGATGCCGGTCGGCGGGCAGGCCCTGAACCTGGGCCTGCAAGACGCCTCCAACCTGGGCTGGAAACTGGCCGCGCAGGCCACCGGCCGGGCCCACCCCGACCTGCTGAACAGCTACGACGCCGAGCGCCGCCCGGTCGGGGCCCGGGTGCTGACCAACATCTCCGCCCAGGCCCTGCTGCTGCTCGGCGGGCCCGAGGTGGAGGCCCAGCGCGCGGTCACGGCCGAGCTGCTGGGCCTGGAGCCGGTGCGTCGCCACCTGGCCGGGGTGATCAGCGGAACCGGGCTGCGGTACGGGCCTTCCACCTCGCCGGTCGGTGCCCCGATGCCGCACACCGGGCTGGCCACCGACGACGGCCCGGTCGACACCACCGCGCTGCTACGGGCCGGCCGGGCGCTTCTCCTGGTCATGTCCGCGGACGGCCGGGGCCACGACCGGGTCGTGCGCTCGGCCCGGCGCCGCTCCGGGCAGGTGCGGGTGGTCGTCGGCGTCCCCGGACCGCAGGGTGCCCCGGACGGGATCGGGGCCGCCCTGGTCCGGCCCGACGGGTACCTGGCCTGGACCGACCGGCAGGGCCCCGAACAGTTCGACGGCGTTCTCAGCCACTGGTTCGGCGACCGCTGA
- a CDS encoding acyl carrier protein codes for MPAKEFTLDDLKRILLAGAGADESVDLDADISDTDFETLGYESLALLETSSRIEREFGVSLDEGALFDANTPRALIAVVNNHLLALESA; via the coding sequence ATGCCTGCCAAGGAATTCACCCTCGACGACCTCAAGCGCATCCTGCTGGCGGGGGCCGGCGCCGACGAGTCCGTCGACCTGGACGCCGACATCTCCGACACCGACTTCGAGACGCTCGGCTACGAGTCGCTGGCGCTGCTGGAGACCAGCAGCCGGATCGAGCGGGAGTTCGGCGTCAGCCTCGACGAGGGCGCGCTGTTCGACGCGAACACGCCGCGCGCCCTGATCGCGGTCGTGAACAACCACCTGCTGGCGCTCGAGAGCGCCTGA
- a CDS encoding MFS transporter, whose protein sequence is MSSSDTARSRRGLLLVLSGNMLVDALEVSTAMVALPSVAADLHLGISDSSWLVTGFALGFGGLLLLGNRLVAALGARRVYLAALLVFALASLAAALAPGPGLLVAARFVKGFCVALTAPTGLAIIASTHPEGPARNRAVSVYSLFGAAGFSVGLVLAGILTGVSWRWTMALPAPVVLLLLLLAVRVIPPDPPRGGAARRLDLPGAASLAGGLALLLVAIGHGAPAAWAGAALLLGTFVVVEIRTPDPLADLGGVRSAGLLRSALGAALLNGTFWGFLFVMMTRWQGTEHRSALVAALWVLPASLLLGLAAPLSARFLHRVGAARLILLGAVAATAGYALLLPLEAGDGYPAHVLPGVLLVGMGFVGAFSALHVQAVSGVPAPRQALAGGIYQSCVQIGGAILLAVVAAVAGRSPQHAMELVTAAAAVGVGIALTALLPERAVRERPPALVRR, encoded by the coding sequence GTGTCCTCCTCCGACACCGCCCGCAGCCGTCGCGGGCTGCTGCTGGTGCTGTCCGGGAACATGCTCGTCGACGCGCTGGAGGTGTCGACGGCGATGGTGGCCCTCCCCTCCGTCGCCGCCGACCTCCACCTGGGAATCAGTGACTCCTCCTGGCTGGTCACCGGTTTCGCGCTCGGGTTCGGTGGTCTGCTGCTGCTGGGCAACCGGCTGGTGGCCGCTCTGGGGGCCCGCCGGGTGTATCTGGCGGCGCTACTGGTGTTCGCCCTGGCCTCGCTGGCCGCCGCGCTGGCGCCGGGGCCCGGGCTGCTGGTGGCGGCCCGCTTCGTCAAGGGGTTCTGCGTGGCCCTGACGGCCCCGACCGGTCTGGCCATCATCGCGTCCACACACCCCGAGGGCCCGGCCCGGAACCGGGCGGTATCGGTGTACTCGCTGTTCGGTGCCGCCGGGTTCAGCGTGGGACTGGTGCTGGCCGGGATCCTGACCGGCGTCAGCTGGCGGTGGACGATGGCCCTGCCGGCCCCGGTGGTGCTGCTGCTCCTGCTCCTGGCGGTGCGGGTGATCCCGCCCGACCCGCCCCGCGGGGGAGCGGCACGCCGCCTCGACCTGCCCGGCGCCGCGTCCCTGGCCGGCGGCCTGGCGCTGCTGCTGGTGGCGATCGGCCACGGCGCCCCCGCGGCCTGGGCCGGTGCGGCGCTGCTGCTGGGCACCTTCGTGGTGGTCGAGATCCGCACCCCGGACCCGCTTGCGGACCTGGGCGGGGTGCGCAGCGCCGGTCTGCTGCGCTCGGCCCTGGGCGCCGCGCTGCTGAACGGCACGTTCTGGGGATTCCTGTTCGTGATGATGACCCGCTGGCAGGGCACGGAACATCGCTCGGCGCTGGTGGCGGCCCTGTGGGTGCTCCCGGCCAGCCTGCTGCTCGGCCTGGCCGCGCCGCTGTCGGCCCGCTTCCTGCACCGGGTCGGTGCGGCCCGGCTGATCCTGCTGGGCGCCGTCGCCGCCACCGCCGGCTACGCGCTGCTGCTGCCGCTGGAGGCGGGCGACGGCTACCCGGCCCACGTACTGCCTGGGGTGCTGCTCGTCGGAATGGGCTTCGTCGGGGCGTTCTCGGCCCTGCACGTGCAGGCCGTCTCCGGGGTGCCGGCGCCCCGGCAGGCCCTGGCCGGCGGCATCTACCAGAGCTGCGTACAGATCGGCGGGGCGATCCTGCTCGCCGTGGTGGCGGCCGTGGCCGGCCGGTCCCCGCAGCACGCCATGGAACTGGTCACCGCGGCCGCGGCCGTCGGCGTGGGCATCGCCCTGACCGCCCTCCTGCCGGAACGGGCCGTGCGAGAGCGGCCACCAGCCCTCGTCCGTCGATGA
- a CDS encoding SDR family oxidoreductase, with amino-acid sequence MSKLENKTALVTGSSRGIGRATARRLAREGALVAVHYASNAEAAQETVEGIEKEGGRAFTVQAELGVPGDVDTLFEKLTAGLQEHAGEVRLDILVNNAGAMGGQKPEDITPENFDHVIAVNAKAPLFIVQRALPIIPDGGRIINIATGLVRYANPDEIAYSMSKAAIDQISLHFARYLGPRRITVNSVAPGITNNGSPVFDIPEAREFMAGLNAFKQVAEPEDVGDVVAFLASDDARWITGTFVDASGGTLLGG; translated from the coding sequence GTGAGCAAACTCGAGAACAAGACCGCGCTGGTCACCGGTTCCAGCCGGGGCATCGGCCGGGCCACGGCCCGGCGGCTCGCCCGGGAGGGGGCCCTGGTGGCGGTGCACTACGCCAGCAACGCCGAGGCCGCGCAGGAGACCGTGGAGGGGATCGAGAAGGAGGGCGGCCGGGCGTTCACCGTGCAGGCCGAGCTGGGGGTGCCCGGTGACGTCGACACGCTGTTCGAGAAGCTCACCGCGGGCCTCCAGGAGCATGCCGGTGAGGTGCGGCTGGACATCCTGGTGAACAACGCCGGGGCGATGGGCGGCCAGAAGCCGGAAGACATCACCCCGGAGAACTTCGACCACGTGATCGCGGTCAACGCCAAGGCGCCGCTGTTCATCGTGCAGCGGGCGCTGCCGATCATCCCGGACGGCGGCCGCATCATCAACATCGCCACCGGCCTGGTGCGTTACGCCAACCCGGACGAGATCGCCTACTCGATGAGCAAGGCCGCGATCGACCAGATCAGCCTGCACTTCGCCCGCTACCTGGGGCCGCGCCGGATCACCGTGAACAGCGTCGCCCCGGGCATCACCAACAACGGCAGCCCGGTGTTCGACATCCCCGAGGCCCGGGAGTTCATGGCCGGCCTGAACGCCTTCAAGCAGGTGGCCGAGCCGGAGGACGTCGGTGACGTGGTGGCCTTCCTGGCCTCCGACGACGCCCGCTGGATCACCGGGACCTTCGTCGACGCCAGCGGCGGCACGCTGCTGGGCGGCTGA
- a CDS encoding beta-ketoacyl-[acyl-carrier-protein] synthase family protein, with product MSRRVVITGVGVIAPGGIGTKNFWSLLSEGRTATRGITFFDPSAYRSRVAAEADFDPEEHGLSPQQIRRMDRAGQFALVTSREALADSGLTVDDLDPSRTGVTVGSAVGATMGLDQEYRVVSDDGRLGLVDHTYAVPHLYNHFVPSSFAAEVAWSVGAEGPVSVVSTGCTSGLDSVGHAVGLIREGSADVMIAGATDAPISPITMACFDAIKATTPRSEEPEHASRPFDNTRNGFVLGEGSAVFVLEELTAARRRGAHIYAEIAGFASRCNAFHMTGLRPDGREMSEAITTALNEARIDPTAVDYINAHGSGTKQNDRHETAAFKSSLGDHAYRVPVSSIKSMVGHSLGAIGSIEIAASVLAMENDVVPPTANLHTPDPECDLDYVPITARDWRTDTVLSVGSGFGGFQSAIVLTTPGKAAA from the coding sequence ATGAGCCGGCGCGTGGTGATCACCGGGGTCGGCGTCATCGCCCCGGGCGGCATCGGCACGAAGAACTTCTGGAGCCTGCTCAGCGAGGGCCGCACCGCGACCCGCGGCATCACCTTCTTCGATCCGTCGGCCTACCGGTCCCGGGTGGCCGCCGAGGCCGACTTCGACCCGGAGGAGCACGGCCTGAGCCCCCAGCAGATCCGCCGGATGGACCGGGCCGGGCAGTTCGCGCTGGTCACCAGCCGTGAGGCGCTGGCCGACAGCGGGCTGACCGTGGATGATCTCGATCCCTCCCGCACCGGGGTGACGGTGGGCAGCGCGGTCGGCGCCACCATGGGTCTCGACCAGGAGTACCGGGTGGTCAGCGACGACGGCCGGCTCGGGCTGGTCGACCACACCTACGCCGTGCCGCACCTGTACAACCACTTCGTCCCCAGCTCCTTCGCCGCCGAGGTGGCCTGGTCGGTGGGCGCGGAGGGACCGGTCAGCGTCGTGTCCACCGGCTGCACCTCTGGGCTGGACTCGGTCGGGCACGCCGTCGGCCTGATCCGTGAGGGCTCGGCCGACGTGATGATCGCCGGGGCCACCGACGCGCCGATCTCGCCGATCACGATGGCCTGCTTCGACGCGATCAAGGCCACCACGCCGCGCAGCGAGGAACCGGAGCACGCCTCGCGCCCGTTCGACAACACCCGCAACGGATTCGTGCTGGGCGAGGGCTCGGCGGTGTTCGTGCTGGAGGAGCTCACCGCGGCCCGCCGTCGCGGTGCGCACATCTACGCCGAGATCGCCGGTTTCGCCTCGCGCTGCAACGCCTTTCACATGACCGGGTTGCGCCCGGACGGGCGCGAGATGTCCGAGGCGATCACCACTGCGCTGAACGAGGCCCGGATCGACCCGACCGCGGTGGACTACATCAACGCCCACGGCTCCGGCACCAAGCAGAACGACCGGCACGAGACCGCGGCGTTCAAGAGCAGTCTCGGAGACCACGCCTACCGGGTGCCGGTCAGCTCGATCAAGTCGATGGTGGGTCACTCGCTCGGGGCGATCGGCTCGATCGAGATCGCCGCCTCGGTGCTGGCGATGGAGAACGACGTGGTGCCGCCCACCGCCAACCTGCACACCCCCGACCCCGAGTGCGACCTGGACTACGTGCCGATCACGGCCCGGGACTGGCGCACCGACACGGTTCTCAGCGTCGGCAGCGGCTTCGGCGGCTTCCAGAGCGCGATCGTGCTGACCACTCCCGGGAAGGCCGCGGCATGA
- a CDS encoding NADPH-dependent FMN reductase gives MEANPAIRLAVIVASARAGRFGPVVARWFTGQAERLGGFELDVIDVLDDDLHVALTVGDAARVESVSARLAAADAFVVITPEYNHSFPAPLKSLIDWHVAQWRAKPVGFVCYGGISQGLRAVEQLRLVFAELHTVTVRDTVSFHSTAGAFGADGRPADPASAVAAKTMLEQLLWWAAVLRQARATHPYAG, from the coding sequence ATGGAAGCCAATCCAGCGATCCGCCTCGCGGTGATCGTCGCCAGTGCCCGGGCGGGACGCTTCGGTCCCGTCGTGGCCCGCTGGTTCACCGGCCAGGCGGAACGGCTCGGCGGTTTCGAGCTGGACGTGATCGACGTCCTCGACGACGACCTGCACGTGGCGCTCACCGTGGGGGACGCGGCCCGCGTCGAGTCGGTCAGTGCCCGGCTGGCGGCGGCCGACGCCTTCGTCGTCATCACCCCCGAGTACAACCACAGCTTCCCGGCACCGCTGAAGAGCCTGATCGACTGGCACGTCGCGCAGTGGCGCGCCAAGCCCGTGGGATTCGTCTGCTACGGCGGCATCTCGCAGGGGCTGCGCGCGGTGGAGCAGTTGCGGCTGGTCTTCGCCGAACTGCACACCGTCACGGTGCGCGACACCGTGAGCTTCCACAGCACGGCCGGGGCCTTCGGCGCCGACGGCCGGCCCGCCGACCCGGCGAGCGCGGTGGCCGCGAAAACCATGCTGGAGCAATTGCTCTGGTGGGCCGCAGTGCTGCGGCAGGCCCGTGCCACGCATCCGTACGCGGGCTGA
- a CDS encoding ketosynthase chain-length factor yields the protein MSATSISTTGDASGGAEGSGPVTVVTGVGVTAPNGLGVEDFWAATRAGKSGIGRITRFDPAGYPSRLAGEVPGFVAADHLPGRLLPQTDHMTRLALVAADWALQDAGIGPGDVPDFDMGVVTASSAGGFEFGENELRALWGQGSQYVSAYQSFAWFYAVNTGQISIRNGMRGPSGVLVSDQAGGLDALAQGRRLIRRGSTLIVSGGVDASICSWGWAAQLTTGRLSTGDDPATAYLPFDRSASGHVAGEGGALLILESEDGARRRGAQVYGELAGYAATFDPAPGSGRPPGLARAITTALDDAGVRPEDIDVVFADAAGVPELDRIEAEAITSVFGARQVPVTAPKVLTGRLNSGAAALDVVTALLSLRDGVIPPTTGVRLDPEFDIDLVTAGARPADLRTALVLARGHGGFNSAVVVRRS from the coding sequence ATGAGCGCCACCAGCATCAGCACCACCGGCGACGCCTCCGGCGGCGCCGAGGGCAGCGGACCGGTCACGGTCGTCACGGGCGTCGGCGTCACCGCGCCGAACGGGCTCGGGGTGGAGGACTTCTGGGCCGCCACCAGGGCCGGCAAGAGCGGCATCGGCCGGATCACCCGGTTCGACCCGGCCGGGTACCCCTCCCGGCTGGCCGGTGAGGTGCCCGGGTTCGTGGCCGCCGACCACCTGCCCGGCCGCCTGCTGCCGCAGACCGACCACATGACCCGGCTGGCCCTGGTCGCGGCCGACTGGGCCCTCCAGGACGCCGGGATCGGGCCGGGTGACGTGCCGGACTTCGACATGGGAGTGGTCACGGCCAGTTCCGCGGGCGGCTTCGAGTTCGGCGAGAACGAGCTGCGGGCGCTGTGGGGCCAGGGCAGTCAGTACGTCAGCGCCTACCAGTCCTTCGCCTGGTTCTACGCGGTGAACACCGGGCAGATCTCGATCCGCAACGGCATGCGCGGGCCCAGCGGGGTGCTGGTCAGCGACCAGGCCGGGGGACTCGACGCGCTGGCCCAGGGACGCCGGCTGATCCGCCGCGGCAGCACGCTGATCGTGTCCGGCGGGGTGGACGCGTCGATCTGCTCCTGGGGCTGGGCGGCTCAGCTGACCACCGGCCGGCTGAGCACCGGTGACGACCCGGCCACCGCCTACCTGCCCTTCGACCGGTCGGCCTCCGGGCACGTGGCCGGTGAGGGCGGGGCCCTGCTGATCCTGGAGAGCGAGGACGGCGCACGTCGCCGCGGCGCTCAGGTGTACGGCGAACTGGCCGGCTACGCGGCCACCTTCGACCCGGCTCCCGGCAGCGGCCGGCCGCCGGGCCTGGCCCGGGCGATCACGACGGCCCTGGACGACGCCGGGGTGCGGCCGGAGGACATCGACGTGGTGTTCGCCGACGCCGCCGGGGTGCCGGAGCTGGACCGGATCGAGGCGGAGGCCATCACCTCGGTGTTCGGCGCCCGCCAGGTTCCGGTCACCGCACCCAAAGTGCTGACCGGTCGCCTGAACTCGGGTGCCGCCGCACTGGACGTGGTGACCGCGCTGCTGTCGCTGCGCGATGGCGTCATCCCGCCCACCACCGGCGTGCGGCTCGACCCGGAGTTCGACATCGACCTGGTCACGGCGGGTGCCCGCCCGGCCGACCTGCGCACCGCCCTGGTGCTGGCGCGCGGTCACGGCGGTTTCAACTCCGCCGTCGTCGTCCGCCGTTCCTGA
- a CDS encoding TcmI family type II polyketide cyclase, with protein MHSTLIVARMDPAAGQDVAALFEKFDATDMPHLMGTRRRELFSYRGLYFHLQDFDENHGGEAIQQARTMPAFQRISEDLKPFIGAYDPDTWRSPADAMASRFYHWSPR; from the coding sequence GTGCACAGCACCCTGATCGTGGCCCGGATGGACCCGGCCGCCGGCCAGGACGTGGCCGCGTTGTTCGAGAAGTTCGACGCCACCGACATGCCACACCTGATGGGAACCCGCCGCCGGGAACTGTTCTCGTACCGGGGCCTGTACTTCCACCTCCAGGACTTCGACGAGAACCACGGCGGCGAGGCGATCCAGCAGGCCCGGACGATGCCGGCCTTCCAGCGGATCAGCGAGGACCTGAAGCCGTTCATCGGCGCCTACGACCCGGACACCTGGCGCTCGCCGGCCGACGCGATGGCCAGCCGGTTCTACCACTGGAGCCCGCGATGA